The Rutidosis leptorrhynchoides isolate AG116_Rl617_1_P2 unplaced genomic scaffold, CSIRO_AGI_Rlap_v1 contig597, whole genome shotgun sequence genome contains a region encoding:
- the LOC139884744 gene encoding pectinesterase inhibitor 11-like, with protein MAIRSATNFLLLLSILFLTATITSSSTTSNEKYIKSQCKFTLYAQLCFTTFRSYASKISRSPYKLTQTALSVTLSQANSTKTYISKVKQQVKADAKVRDCLSQVSDCVSKLKDSLEELKKMKGSKGKDYAWHKSNIQTWASASYTDADTCLDEISSD; from the coding sequence atggcAATCAGATCGGCTACTAATTTCCTGTTATTACTCTCCATTTTATTTCTTACAGCCACGATCACGTCCTCTTCCACGACCTCAAATGAGAAATACATCAAAAGCCAATGCAAGTTCACTCTATACGCTCAATTATGCTTTACAACATTCCGATCATACGCTTCCAAGATAAGCCGTAGCCCTTATAAGCTCACACAAACTGCCTTATCGGTGACCTTATCTCAGGCCAACTCTACCAAGACATACATCTCAAAGGTCAAACAACAAGTCAAAGCCGACGCCAAGGTTAGAGATTGCTTGAGCCAGGTGAGTGACTGTGTTTCGAAGCTTAAGGACTCGCTTGAAGAGCTTAAGAAAATGAAAGGGTCAAAAGGTAAAGACTATGCGTGGCATAAAAGTAATATCCAGACATGGGCTAGTGCTTCTTACACAGATGCAGATACTTGCTTGGATGAGATCTCGTCGGATTGA